The following proteins are co-located in the Micromonospora viridifaciens genome:
- a CDS encoding dynamin family protein codes for MVTAIWLDVLDEIARTCSAHGRGDLLQTVRQKRVQLLDPNLRVLVIGESHQGKSQLINAIINAPVCPVGDGRTTVLPTVVQHAEVPSAAVVQAPPPSAPGRSVGTVVPVTGERTPVPLDQVAAGVAGALGRRPGGGAAHVEIGLPRALLGAGLVLVDTPGVDEVAALGAAGPTAAPAWADTVLLVSDSTRELSAGELTMLLHITRSHPNVVVVQTKTDLVADWRAVAERNRQHLADAGVPAPIVPVSAALRLRAAAADDKQLNAESGFPVLIARLRQDLAGKSDRLARAAVGVIARRVVEQLAAPMRAELASQEAEEQSGPISRLHAAQREADELRRCTTRWQNTLADEMADLLADIEYDLRDRTRQILRTVEETFDSADPLVTWEAFQEWLERSLVEAAEANQEWLIRRCDWATRQVAGTFVRYGADVLPPWSMTMPTDLGDRLPEIERPHIDRFTPSQKLLTGMRGSYGGVLMVGLATTLAGMSMINPLSVGVGALLGGKSIRDESRQLLRRRQAVVKTAIQRYVDDFFVQVTKDRRDAVRQVQRMLRDHFTALTEELQEAIIQSFRSAKQAADTEAAVREQRQREIRTRMTRLAGLFEQAQQLTGSRPAPASLGPRA; via the coding sequence GTGGTCACGGCGATCTGGTTGGACGTGCTCGACGAGATCGCTCGTACGTGCAGCGCACACGGGCGAGGCGACCTGCTCCAGACGGTGCGGCAGAAGCGGGTCCAGTTGCTGGACCCCAACCTGCGGGTACTGGTCATCGGCGAGTCGCACCAGGGCAAGAGCCAGTTGATCAATGCCATCATCAACGCGCCGGTCTGCCCGGTCGGTGACGGCCGCACCACGGTGCTGCCGACCGTGGTGCAGCACGCCGAGGTCCCGTCGGCCGCCGTGGTGCAGGCACCGCCGCCGTCGGCCCCGGGCCGGTCCGTCGGCACCGTGGTTCCGGTGACCGGCGAGCGGACCCCGGTACCGCTGGACCAGGTCGCCGCGGGCGTGGCCGGCGCGCTCGGCCGCCGGCCCGGCGGCGGCGCCGCACACGTCGAGATCGGGCTGCCCCGCGCGCTGCTCGGTGCCGGGCTGGTGCTGGTGGACACCCCCGGTGTCGACGAGGTCGCCGCGCTCGGCGCCGCCGGTCCGACCGCAGCGCCGGCCTGGGCGGACACCGTGCTGCTGGTCTCCGACTCCACCCGGGAGCTGTCGGCCGGCGAGCTGACCATGCTGCTGCACATCACGCGGTCCCACCCGAACGTGGTGGTGGTGCAGACCAAGACGGATCTCGTGGCGGACTGGCGCGCGGTCGCCGAGCGCAACCGGCAGCACCTGGCGGACGCGGGCGTGCCGGCGCCGATCGTCCCGGTCTCGGCGGCGCTGCGGCTGCGCGCCGCCGCCGCCGACGACAAGCAGCTCAACGCCGAGTCCGGCTTTCCCGTGCTGATCGCCCGGCTGCGGCAGGACCTTGCCGGCAAGTCCGACCGGCTGGCCCGGGCCGCGGTCGGCGTGATCGCCCGTAGGGTGGTGGAGCAGTTGGCCGCGCCGATGCGTGCCGAGCTGGCCAGCCAGGAGGCGGAGGAGCAGTCCGGCCCGATCTCCCGGCTGCACGCGGCGCAGCGGGAGGCCGACGAGCTGCGCCGCTGCACCACCCGGTGGCAGAACACCCTCGCCGACGAGATGGCCGACCTGCTCGCCGACATCGAGTACGACCTGCGCGACCGGACCCGACAGATCCTGCGTACGGTCGAGGAGACGTTCGACAGCGCCGACCCGTTGGTCACCTGGGAGGCCTTCCAGGAGTGGCTGGAGCGCAGCCTGGTGGAGGCGGCGGAGGCGAACCAGGAGTGGCTGATCCGCCGCTGCGACTGGGCCACCCGCCAGGTGGCCGGCACCTTCGTCCGGTACGGGGCCGACGTGCTGCCGCCGTGGTCGATGACGATGCCGACGGACCTCGGGGACCGGCTGCCGGAGATCGAGCGGCCGCACATCGACCGGTTCACCCCGAGCCAGAAGCTGCTCACCGGGATGCGGGGCTCGTACGGCGGCGTGCTGATGGTCGGTCTGGCGACGACCCTGGCCGGCATGTCGATGATCAACCCGCTCTCGGTCGGCGTCGGCGCCCTGTTGGGCGGCAAGAGCATCCGCGACGAGAGCAGACAGCTGCTCCGCCGCCGTCAGGCGGTCGTCAAGACGGCGATCCAGCGGTACGTCGACGACTTCTTCGTCCAGGTCACCAAGGACCGCCGGGACGCCGTCCGGCAGGTCCAGCGGATGCTCCGGGATCACTTCACCGCGCTGACCGAGGAGCTGCAGGAGGCCATCATCCAGTCGTTCCGCAGCGCCAAGCAGGCCGCCGACACCGAGGCGGCGGTCCGGGAGCAGCGGCAGCGGGAGATCCGGACCAGGATGACCCGGCTGGCCGGGCTCTTCGAGCAGGCCCAGCAGCTGACCGGGTCCCGACCCGCCCCGGCGTCGTTGGGGCCCCGCGCGTGA
- a CDS encoding IniB N-terminal domain-containing protein → MDSHQTLHDFVLNLLTDPDARSAFDLDPEGALQAAGLTDVTAADVQDVVPLVVDYAAPGAGLGPLAPAAGQLGLDPLANDAAAVVGQVQAVPQQIYVSGSHAGVDASAGALGAIAVDPAGFYAGASVLPGIGVGIGPGGLATDLVGVHDVAHTLDADVVGAVETVTDPAIGDLTGAVGNPVGATDGLLHGGDPLGGDLGVLPGTQAQINGVVGSLGVDGALGGLGGVVPPADVPATVDGVTQQVDGALSGVTGTVGLTGGLTGGLTGGVTGQASVHGDATVQGDAHASSDGGLLGGLL, encoded by the coding sequence ATGGATTCGCACCAGACCCTGCACGACTTTGTGCTCAACCTGCTCACCGACCCCGACGCGCGGTCGGCCTTCGACCTCGACCCGGAGGGTGCGCTGCAGGCCGCAGGGCTCACCGACGTCACGGCCGCCGACGTGCAGGACGTGGTCCCGCTGGTGGTCGACTACGCCGCTCCCGGCGCGGGCCTCGGGCCGCTGGCCCCGGCCGCCGGGCAGCTCGGGCTCGACCCGCTCGCGAACGACGCCGCCGCCGTGGTGGGCCAGGTCCAGGCCGTGCCGCAGCAGATCTACGTCAGCGGCTCCCACGCGGGCGTGGACGCCTCGGCCGGGGCGCTCGGCGCCATCGCGGTGGACCCGGCCGGCTTCTACGCCGGCGCGTCCGTGCTGCCGGGCATCGGCGTGGGCATCGGGCCGGGTGGCCTGGCGACCGACCTGGTCGGGGTGCACGACGTGGCGCACACCCTCGACGCGGACGTGGTGGGCGCGGTGGAAACCGTGACCGACCCCGCCATCGGGGACCTCACCGGCGCCGTCGGCAACCCGGTCGGCGCCACCGACGGGCTGCTGCACGGTGGTGACCCGCTCGGCGGTGACCTGGGCGTCCTGCCCGGTACGCAGGCCCAGATCAACGGCGTCGTCGGTTCGCTCGGCGTCGACGGCGCCCTGGGCGGGCTCGGCGGTGTGGTTCCGCCGGCGGACGTGCCGGCCACCGTGGACGGCGTCACGCAGCAGGTGGACGGTGCCCTGTCCGGTGTGACCGGCACGGTCGGCCTCACCGGCGGCCTCACCGGCGGCCTCACCGGCGGGGTGACCGGCCAGGCCAGCGTCCACGGGGACGCGACCGTCCAGGGTGACGCGCACGCCTCGTCCGACGGCGGCCTGCTGGGCGGCCTGCTCTGA
- a CDS encoding Hsp70 family protein, whose protein sequence is MPYVLGMDIGSTGTGAAVARWRGGTWARPEVVALDARSNVVPSVLHLSPDGSLAVGEPPVDDPGRTTRDFVRRIGDDVPVLLGGEPCPPQTLIAELATWVVELVSAREGGLADAVVLSHPASWGPHRRELLHQALWDLDLRNVTLLPRTVTVAESHAARGFAGTTAAVYALGGNTFEAALVRRHPRGTFETFGLPQGLAPFGGVDFDEALADHVRTVLGREFVGAAHQETYRTLRGLLPECERVKRELSVATAADVMLALPTGPVRIPVTRAQFEDLIRPAVQATVDLLARTVHSAGLAPAELDSVLLAGGSARIPLVTELLAAALPVPVETEPDPQLTAATGAALAACQVVAPRPRRPEPAASMPVSDAGRAEGPAVPARRHPEHDPAGNGEPPPRPPVRITPLNLPKPSRLALARGRGREG, encoded by the coding sequence ATGCCCTACGTCCTGGGAATGGACATTGGAAGCACCGGTACGGGTGCCGCCGTCGCCAGGTGGCGGGGCGGGACCTGGGCGCGACCGGAGGTGGTCGCGCTCGACGCAAGGTCGAACGTCGTACCGTCGGTGCTGCACCTGTCGCCGGACGGGTCGCTCGCGGTCGGCGAGCCGCCCGTCGACGATCCGGGTCGCACCACCCGGGATTTCGTCCGCCGGATCGGCGACGACGTACCCGTGCTGCTCGGCGGCGAGCCGTGCCCACCACAGACGCTGATCGCGGAGCTGGCGACGTGGGTGGTGGAGCTGGTCTCGGCCCGGGAGGGCGGGCTCGCCGACGCGGTCGTGCTCAGCCATCCCGCGAGTTGGGGTCCGCACCGGCGCGAACTGCTGCACCAGGCGCTGTGGGACCTCGACCTGCGCAACGTGACGCTGCTCCCCCGCACGGTCACGGTGGCCGAGAGCCATGCGGCCCGGGGCTTCGCGGGCACCACGGCTGCCGTCTACGCCCTGGGCGGCAACACCTTCGAGGCGGCCCTGGTCCGGCGCCACCCCCGCGGCACGTTCGAGACGTTCGGCCTGCCTCAGGGGCTGGCGCCCTTCGGCGGCGTCGACTTCGACGAGGCGCTCGCCGACCACGTCCGTACCGTGCTCGGTCGGGAGTTCGTGGGCGCCGCGCACCAGGAGACGTACCGGACCCTGCGCGGGCTGCTGCCGGAGTGCGAGCGGGTCAAGCGGGAGCTGAGCGTCGCTACGGCAGCCGACGTCATGCTGGCCCTGCCGACGGGGCCGGTCCGGATACCAGTGACCCGGGCACAGTTCGAGGACCTGATCCGGCCGGCGGTCCAGGCGACCGTCGACCTGCTGGCGCGTACCGTGCACTCCGCCGGCCTGGCGCCGGCCGAGCTCGACAGCGTTCTCCTGGCCGGCGGCTCCGCCCGGATCCCGCTGGTCACCGAGCTCCTGGCCGCGGCCCTTCCCGTCCCGGTCGAGACGGAGCCGGATCCGCAGCTGACCGCCGCCACCGGGGCGGCGCTCGCCGCGTGCCAGGTGGTCGCACCGCGCCCCCGCCGGCCGGAACCGGCGGCGTCCATGCCGGTCAGCGACGCCGGACGGGCCGAGGGGCCGGCCGTCCCGGCGCGACGGCACCCCGAGCACGACCCGGCCGGCAACGGCGAGCCACCACCCCGCCCCCCGGTCCGGATCACCCCGCTGAACCTGCCGAAGCCGTCCCGTCTGGCGCTGGCCCGCGGGCGGGGACGCGAAGGATGA
- a CDS encoding helix-turn-helix transcriptional regulator, whose amino-acid sequence MIMSSVAEARLVLGDGPTALLEGVAMDPGSPLAVGVTGPGGHGKSTLLAELARAYRRAGATVLDATPGPSDSVDPEAVLLVDDAHLLDDARLDTLRRLVVARRHRLLVGYRPWPRSAALVELADALKRDGQQVVLTPFTPMQTGAYLAGVPELGRRSDLVAFAHAQTGGVPRDVERLVRGLRGQESPIAVSAEPPRPVVLQFGPDLEELSPDVRRLLLAVAAGVPLPMELLGPLLDQTPEAVDELLAATRSAGLLGADGRLSPIVRRAVIALSPATERTAVWRRLTEMQLGRGAPVLPLVLSLRASGVLDDCPAPALAAAAEEALGGDPALAADLFAAATAAGLPAGTRHAVAAALAGDLDGALRLADRLLAAAVPGDRAEAAATAATALAHRGQVGRSVELYRWSGSVPAEAFAAIGALALGRPAPGAETPGADPAGGPPTLHASAARLMAEGIRESLSGPPTVALSTLVQAAALLEPDGRAALLPDSPAALAALTAIHCAELDVAEGVLDRAVAAGIGGPLMARRHQLLQAWIRMVRGQTAAAAEYLATVTAEDRPLESRDLLLANALQLGVARRNSDLAALQRGWGPALEAVVRHPVDLFTLLPLGELAVAAARLGDLPRLEPYLREAWLLLDRLGAPALWSAPLHWTGLHAAILTEERAAADEHLAALRAAADHSRYAAVVSAAAASWVEVLRGVVDPVRVEAAARGLHDAGLCWDAARLAGQAAIRTSDRRAMTGLLECARLFQGRPASPRGGRPPAAGDARPPVADALTGPGHHRLSEREHEVAELVLAGLTYREIGDRLFISAKTVEHHVARMRSRLDCANRAELLALLRTIVADRTPGRPARPEQVVR is encoded by the coding sequence ATGATCATGAGTAGCGTGGCCGAGGCCCGGCTGGTGCTGGGTGACGGGCCGACGGCCCTGCTGGAGGGGGTCGCGATGGACCCGGGAAGTCCGCTCGCCGTCGGCGTGACGGGCCCCGGCGGCCACGGAAAGAGCACCCTCCTCGCTGAGCTGGCCCGGGCTTACCGGCGAGCCGGCGCCACGGTGCTGGACGCCACCCCGGGCCCGTCCGATTCGGTCGACCCCGAGGCGGTGCTGCTGGTCGACGACGCGCACCTGCTCGACGACGCACGGCTCGACACGCTGCGCCGGCTGGTGGTCGCCCGCCGGCACCGGCTGCTGGTCGGCTACCGCCCGTGGCCCCGGTCGGCGGCGCTGGTCGAGCTGGCCGACGCGCTCAAACGGGACGGACAGCAGGTGGTGCTCACCCCGTTCACCCCGATGCAGACCGGCGCCTATCTCGCCGGCGTCCCCGAGCTGGGCCGGCGGAGTGACCTGGTCGCCTTCGCGCACGCGCAGACCGGCGGCGTCCCCCGGGACGTCGAGCGGCTGGTCCGCGGACTGCGCGGGCAGGAGAGCCCCATCGCCGTCTCGGCCGAGCCGCCCCGGCCGGTGGTGCTCCAGTTCGGGCCGGATCTGGAGGAGCTGTCCCCCGACGTCCGGCGGCTGTTGCTGGCCGTCGCCGCGGGCGTGCCGTTGCCGATGGAGCTGCTCGGCCCGTTGCTCGACCAGACGCCCGAGGCGGTGGACGAGCTGCTCGCGGCCACCCGGTCGGCCGGCCTGCTCGGTGCCGACGGTCGACTCTCGCCGATCGTGCGGCGGGCCGTCATCGCGCTCAGCCCGGCCACCGAACGCACCGCGGTCTGGCGTCGGCTCACCGAAATGCAGCTCGGCCGCGGCGCGCCGGTGCTCCCGTTGGTCCTCTCCCTACGCGCGTCCGGGGTGCTCGACGACTGTCCGGCCCCGGCTCTGGCGGCGGCAGCCGAGGAGGCGCTGGGCGGGGATCCCGCGCTCGCGGCGGACCTGTTCGCCGCGGCCACGGCGGCGGGACTGCCGGCCGGCACCCGCCACGCGGTCGCCGCCGCGCTCGCGGGCGACCTGGACGGCGCCCTCCGGCTGGCGGACCGGCTGCTCGCGGCAGCCGTCCCCGGCGATCGCGCGGAGGCGGCGGCAACAGCCGCGACCGCCCTGGCGCATCGCGGGCAGGTGGGCCGCAGCGTCGAGTTGTACCGGTGGTCGGGCAGCGTCCCGGCCGAGGCGTTCGCCGCCATCGGAGCGCTCGCCCTCGGCCGCCCGGCCCCCGGAGCGGAGACGCCGGGAGCCGACCCGGCCGGCGGGCCACCCACGCTGCACGCCAGCGCCGCCCGGCTGATGGCCGAGGGGATACGGGAGAGCCTCAGCGGCCCACCGACCGTCGCGCTCTCCACGCTGGTGCAGGCAGCCGCGCTGCTGGAACCGGACGGTCGGGCGGCACTCCTGCCGGACAGCCCGGCCGCGCTCGCCGCGTTGACCGCGATCCACTGTGCCGAGTTGGACGTCGCCGAGGGCGTGTTGGACCGCGCCGTGGCGGCCGGCATCGGCGGGCCGCTGATGGCCCGCCGGCACCAGTTGCTACAGGCGTGGATCCGCATGGTCCGGGGCCAGACGGCCGCCGCGGCCGAGTACCTCGCCACGGTGACCGCCGAGGACCGGCCGCTGGAGTCGCGCGACCTGCTGCTCGCCAACGCGCTTCAGCTGGGCGTCGCCCGGCGAAACAGCGACCTCGCGGCGCTCCAGCGGGGCTGGGGGCCCGCGCTGGAAGCGGTGGTCCGGCACCCCGTCGACCTGTTCACGTTGCTGCCGCTGGGCGAGCTCGCGGTCGCGGCTGCCCGGTTGGGCGATCTGCCCCGGCTGGAGCCGTACCTGCGGGAGGCCTGGCTGCTGCTGGACCGGCTCGGCGCTCCGGCACTGTGGAGCGCGCCCCTGCACTGGACCGGGCTGCACGCGGCGATCCTGACCGAGGAGCGGGCCGCCGCCGACGAGCACCTCGCCGCCCTGCGCGCCGCAGCCGATCACAGTCGATACGCCGCGGTGGTCTCCGCCGCCGCCGCGAGCTGGGTCGAGGTGTTGCGCGGCGTGGTCGACCCGGTGCGGGTGGAGGCCGCCGCCCGCGGGCTGCACGACGCCGGGCTGTGCTGGGACGCCGCCCGCCTCGCCGGGCAGGCCGCGATCCGCACCTCGGACCGACGGGCGATGACCGGCCTGCTGGAGTGCGCCCGACTGTTCCAGGGCCGGCCGGCGTCCCCTCGGGGTGGGCGTCCTCCCGCGGCGGGCGACGCCCGCCCACCGGTCGCCGACGCCCTCACCGGGCCCGGTCACCACCGGCTCAGCGAGCGCGAGCACGAGGTGGCCGAGCTGGTGCTGGCCGGGCTGACCTACCGGGAGATCGGCGACCGGCTCTTCATCTCGGCGAAGACGGTGGAGCACCACGTGGCGCGGATGCGGTCCCGGTTGGACTGCGCCAACCGGGCGGAGCTGCTGGCCCTGCTGCGCACCATCGTCGCCGACCGTACGCCGGGCCGGCCGGCGCGGCCGGAACAGGTCGTGCGGTGA
- a CDS encoding sensor histidine kinase, producing MRGRSGEDRIRLKLVALAALLITLWSYAAYLTGRDAADVVRVRALADTLGQPTDLLILHLQAERRRTAETIAGDGRARAELAEARTRTDRAAAPVRAFTEGHDLRLLTAGAVRDRANDLTRRLTGLATLRSEVDAGRLDRSGAVARYDQLIDAAFAVYGPEWGGRETALAGETRAVVALARARELLAREDTLLTAALAGGAISADEWRHLAELVATQRYARTAAVAELPATGREQHRRLVEGPRFAALLGLEDRLLLAAGAGVPAGVSGQSWRSAVDPALDGLRELVITAARASVERAAPGAALVIARTGTVVGLGLIAVLVALISWSGSVRRLAEGPKGFDRPGGSDAAETHVLPPPVGATSSATRELFLRLTQRNQVLLRDQLDLLDTMERRERSAEEIGDLFRLDHLATRIRRNVEKLVTLAGAAPARRWRHPVPLLDVVRGAVAEVADYHRVLVAPQWPWSLSGSGVTDVVHLLAELIENGLACSPEHTAVRVAGEHGPQGCSVMIVDDGPGLDTITLAEANELLSHPPSDGPPPGRAGLYVAALLAARCGARVRLGPGPRGGTAAVVLLPLGLVTETGDGTATGDGDGSVAGGAVSFPAQPGTGYPRASAAAAADSGGLPNRVRRPRATRPAPGTTTLDTAEMPLGERSERT from the coding sequence GTGAGGGGCCGGAGTGGTGAGGACCGGATCCGGCTGAAGCTCGTCGCGCTGGCGGCCCTGCTGATCACCCTCTGGTCGTACGCGGCGTACCTGACCGGCCGGGACGCCGCCGATGTGGTCCGGGTCCGGGCCCTGGCGGACACCCTCGGCCAGCCCACCGACCTGCTGATCCTCCACCTGCAGGCGGAACGCCGGCGCACCGCCGAGACGATCGCCGGGGACGGACGGGCGCGGGCTGAGCTGGCCGAGGCGCGGACCCGTACCGACCGGGCGGCCGCCCCGGTGCGCGCGTTCACCGAGGGCCACGACCTGCGGCTGCTCACCGCGGGGGCAGTCCGGGACCGGGCGAACGACCTGACCCGGCGGTTGACCGGGCTGGCCACCCTCCGATCCGAGGTGGACGCCGGCCGGCTGGACCGGTCCGGCGCGGTCGCCCGGTACGACCAACTGATCGACGCCGCCTTCGCCGTGTACGGCCCGGAATGGGGCGGCCGCGAGACCGCGCTGGCCGGCGAGACCCGGGCGGTCGTCGCGCTCGCCCGAGCCCGGGAGTTGCTCGCCCGCGAGGACACACTGCTCACCGCCGCGCTGGCCGGGGGCGCGATCAGCGCCGACGAGTGGCGCCACCTGGCCGAGCTGGTGGCCACCCAGCGCTACGCCCGAACGGCGGCGGTCGCGGAGCTGCCGGCCACTGGCCGGGAGCAGCACCGGCGGCTGGTGGAGGGCCCCCGGTTCGCCGCACTGCTCGGGTTGGAGGACCGGCTGCTGCTCGCGGCGGGTGCCGGCGTCCCGGCCGGGGTCAGCGGGCAGAGCTGGCGATCGGCGGTCGATCCGGCCCTGGACGGGCTGCGCGAGTTGGTGATCACCGCCGCCCGGGCCAGCGTGGAGCGGGCCGCTCCGGGGGCAGCGCTGGTGATCGCGCGGACCGGCACGGTGGTGGGCCTGGGTCTCATCGCGGTGCTCGTCGCGTTGATCAGCTGGTCCGGCAGCGTACGTCGGCTGGCCGAGGGGCCGAAGGGGTTCGACCGGCCGGGCGGGTCTGACGCGGCGGAGACCCACGTGCTTCCGCCCCCCGTCGGTGCGACGTCCAGCGCCACCCGCGAGCTGTTCCTGCGACTCACCCAACGCAACCAGGTCCTGCTGCGCGATCAGCTCGACCTGCTCGACACGATGGAGCGGCGCGAGCGCTCGGCGGAGGAGATCGGCGACCTGTTCCGGCTCGACCACCTCGCCACCCGGATCCGCCGCAACGTGGAGAAGCTGGTCACGCTCGCCGGTGCGGCGCCGGCCCGCCGCTGGCGGCACCCGGTGCCGCTGCTCGACGTGGTACGCGGAGCGGTCGCCGAGGTGGCGGACTATCACCGGGTCCTGGTCGCACCGCAGTGGCCGTGGTCGCTCTCGGGCTCCGGGGTGACCGACGTCGTCCACCTGCTGGCCGAGCTGATCGAGAACGGGTTGGCCTGCTCGCCCGAGCACACCGCCGTTCGGGTCGCCGGTGAACACGGGCCGCAGGGCTGCTCGGTGATGATCGTCGACGACGGGCCCGGCCTGGACACCATTACGCTGGCCGAGGCGAACGAGCTGCTCTCCCATCCACCGTCGGACGGCCCGCCCCCCGGCCGCGCCGGGCTGTACGTCGCCGCCCTGCTCGCCGCCCGCTGCGGGGCCCGGGTCCGTCTGGGTCCCGGCCCGCGTGGCGGGACCGCGGCCGTCGTCCTGCTCCCGCTCGGCCTGGTCACCGAGACCGGGGACGGGACCGCGACCGGGGACGGGGACGGGTCGGTTGCCGGTGGGGCGGTGTCGTTTCCGGCGCAGCCGGGTACCGGGTACCCGCGGGCCTCGGCAGCGGCGGCCGCCGACAGCGGCGGGCTACCGAACCGGGTCCGCCGCCCCCGAGCAACCCGGCCCGCACCGGGCACCACCACCCTGGACACCGCCGAGATGCCGCTCGGCGAGCGCAGCGAGAGGACCTGA
- a CDS encoding roadblock/LC7 domain-containing protein — translation MPHPVVTIDNLTTALDGLVDRVPGAECAVVLSPDGLLLAQSRDVADELAAQVSSLVSGVYALGQAAGRVCGAGILRQVVVQMSRAFVFVAATRGGAILTVRMGGDSDVGELAYEVALFAAQAERDLPVYLEPARLATGGDRGADDRRS, via the coding sequence ATGCCCCATCCAGTGGTCACCATCGACAACCTGACCACCGCCCTGGACGGCCTGGTCGACCGGGTGCCCGGGGCCGAATGCGCCGTGGTCCTCTCCCCCGACGGGCTGCTGCTCGCCCAGTCCCGGGACGTGGCGGACGAACTGGCCGCACAGGTCTCCAGCCTGGTCAGCGGCGTGTACGCGTTGGGGCAGGCCGCTGGCCGGGTGTGCGGCGCGGGCATCCTCCGGCAGGTCGTCGTGCAGATGTCCCGCGCGTTCGTGTTCGTTGCCGCCACCCGTGGCGGAGCGATCCTCACCGTCCGGATGGGCGGTGACTCCGACGTCGGCGAGTTGGCGTACGAGGTGGCGCTCTTCGCCGCGCAGGCCGAGCGGGACCTGCCCGTGTACCTCGAGCCGGCTCGGCTCGCGACTGGCGGGGACAGGGGTGCGGACGATCGGCGATCATGA
- a CDS encoding DUF742 domain-containing protein, whose protein sequence is MRTIGDHDEAWYDADAGPVARPYTVTGGRIAPDQGQFDVVSLVVTRRAAPAAARLFPEQARIVERCQRPLSVAEVAVDLNLPLGTVRVLLGDLLQAGLIELHEPPTLSSRPSMELLAALLAGLQAL, encoded by the coding sequence GTGCGGACGATCGGCGATCATGACGAGGCGTGGTACGACGCCGACGCCGGGCCGGTGGCCCGCCCGTACACGGTGACGGGTGGGCGCATCGCGCCCGACCAGGGCCAGTTCGACGTCGTCTCCCTGGTGGTCACCCGCCGGGCGGCCCCCGCCGCCGCGCGGCTCTTCCCCGAGCAGGCTCGGATCGTCGAGCGGTGCCAGCGTCCGTTGTCGGTCGCCGAGGTCGCCGTCGATCTGAATCTGCCGTTGGGTACCGTCCGGGTACTGCTCGGCGATCTGCTGCAGGCCGGGTTGATCGAGCTGCACGAGCCGCCGACGCTGTCGTCAAGGCCGTCGATGGAACTGCTTGCGGCGCTACTGGCCGGGCTCCAGGCGCTCTGA
- a CDS encoding cellulose binding domain-containing protein → MIILLDGLVVGARAVRRALAGRGDGSRLAHVAIAASLGVLLATAYSIVAVLRTPERLTPVAVKPAPDAAAISVLTTGTPGEQSPPTTRTPTPASTGGRPTTPSAVPPPGAAPSVAVPPTTTAPTRTPLRANFVVEENALLSYGAAVTIANPGPTEVTDWVLVIVLPRKSLEVTSVKGAQASRDGAVWTFVPQGSTGTVPGHGSVRVTFRVNGAAISATPTGCTIDEAACTGLPA, encoded by the coding sequence ATGATCATCCTGTTGGACGGGCTCGTCGTGGGGGCCCGGGCCGTGCGGCGCGCCCTCGCCGGCCGGGGTGACGGCTCCCGGCTCGCCCACGTGGCCATCGCCGCGTCACTGGGCGTGCTGCTGGCGACGGCGTACTCGATCGTCGCGGTGCTGCGTACGCCCGAACGATTGACCCCGGTGGCGGTCAAGCCTGCACCGGACGCCGCGGCCATCAGCGTGCTGACCACGGGGACCCCGGGCGAGCAGTCCCCACCCACCACCCGGACGCCCACGCCGGCGAGCACGGGAGGCCGGCCGACCACCCCGTCGGCCGTCCCGCCGCCCGGCGCAGCGCCGTCCGTGGCGGTGCCGCCGACGACCACGGCACCCACCCGCACCCCGCTCCGCGCCAACTTCGTCGTCGAGGAGAATGCCCTGCTCAGCTACGGCGCCGCGGTGACCATCGCCAACCCCGGGCCGACCGAGGTGACGGACTGGGTGCTGGTCATCGTGCTGCCCAGGAAGTCCCTCGAGGTCACCTCCGTGAAAGGCGCCCAGGCCAGCCGGGACGGCGCGGTCTGGACCTTCGTGCCGCAGGGGAGCACGGGTACGGTGCCCGGCCACGGCTCGGTCCGGGTGACGTTCCGGGTAAACGGCGCGGCGATCAGCGCCACCCCCACGGGCTGCACCATCGACGAGGCCGCCTGCACAGGCCTCCCGGCCTGA
- a CDS encoding thiol-disulfide oxidoreductase DCC family protein: METPTLVYDGDCGFCTRCARFIERWIPSDARVLPWQFADLDALGLTEAECEAAVQWVGADGVRAAGPDAIARLLGDSNPLWRIAGAGLRLPPVPAFAWPAYRWVARNRHRLPGGTAACAVASAGRH, encoded by the coding sequence ATGGAGACGCCGACTTTGGTCTACGACGGTGACTGCGGGTTCTGCACCCGCTGTGCCAGGTTCATCGAGCGGTGGATCCCGTCGGACGCCCGGGTGCTGCCCTGGCAGTTCGCCGACCTCGACGCGCTCGGCCTGACCGAGGCGGAGTGCGAGGCGGCGGTCCAGTGGGTCGGCGCGGACGGCGTACGGGCCGCTGGGCCGGACGCCATCGCCCGGCTGCTCGGCGACAGCAACCCGCTCTGGCGGATCGCCGGGGCCGGTCTGCGGCTGCCGCCAGTGCCGGCCTTCGCCTGGCCGGCGTACCGCTGGGTGGCCCGCAACCGGCATCGGTTGCCCGGCGGCACCGCCGCCTGTGCCGTGGCGTCCGCCGGCCGGCACTGA